A region of Paenibacillus sp. 37 DNA encodes the following proteins:
- a CDS encoding helix-turn-helix domain-containing protein has protein sequence MGVPTFLETGHMQEGFPIRVIHTGNQFNYAAHWHDEVELILVNGKSARIGVNDHVCELEKGDVLLIKPGDVHCFFPGTEQLTIILFRLELLTGSFTTEAEIQDLGQLFNKTTVIPSNTESQSKLAHYIDVIITEKKNQKPGYRWLMVSRLYDLIILLLRTIVPVTTDESTSSGWPCTSSKKFEFLESVCEYLEEHYAEPIKLEQVAEHIKFSKFHVCKLFKEIKGVTLMEYLNHFRIIKSEWALLFRQDTILEIAIGHGFNNVNSYNRLFKKYNDCTPSEFRKKHRTNITKYGG, from the coding sequence ATGGGCGTACCTACGTTTCTGGAGACAGGTCATATGCAAGAAGGTTTTCCCATTCGGGTAATTCACACAGGAAATCAATTCAATTATGCCGCACACTGGCATGATGAGGTTGAACTGATTCTTGTCAATGGTAAGAGCGCCAGAATTGGCGTGAACGACCACGTGTGTGAGTTGGAAAAAGGGGATGTGCTGCTGATCAAACCAGGGGATGTGCACTGCTTTTTTCCAGGGACTGAACAGCTAACCATTATCTTGTTCCGACTCGAATTGTTAACGGGAAGTTTCACGACAGAAGCCGAAATTCAGGATCTCGGTCAACTGTTCAACAAAACAACAGTTATTCCCTCAAATACGGAGAGTCAGAGCAAACTGGCTCATTATATAGATGTCATCATTACCGAGAAGAAAAATCAGAAGCCGGGATATCGGTGGTTAATGGTATCCAGATTATATGATCTCATCATACTTTTACTACGTACCATCGTACCGGTTACCACCGATGAATCAACATCTTCAGGATGGCCCTGTACTTCCTCCAAAAAATTTGAATTCCTTGAATCGGTCTGTGAATACCTGGAGGAGCACTATGCTGAACCGATCAAGCTGGAGCAGGTGGCGGAACATATTAAGTTCAGCAAGTTTCATGTCTGCAAGCTGTTCAAGGAGATTAAGGGCGTAACACTGATGGAATACTTGAATCACTTTCGAATCATCAAATCAGAGTGGGCCTTATTGTTCCGTCAGGATACCATTCTGGAGATTGCGATCGGACATGGATTCAACAATGTAAACTCCTATAACCGTCTTTTCAAAAAATATAATGACTGCACACCCTCCGAATTTCGTAAAAAACACCGTACGAATATCACAAAATATGGAGGGTAA
- a CDS encoding ABC transporter substrate-binding protein, translating into MKKWFKPTIVFVCAALLLAGCQFSPSNQSKQQEITVWSFTDEAGYAIEKFEQQYPDIKVNFVNIPGNFYITKLKSALQTTSKAPDVFMIENANIRELIDVPYLENLSASPYNANELIQEQYAFVQANEKDSEGNVRAIGYQGTPGGIYYRRDLAKKYLGTDDPEKVGSQIDTWEKIFEIGEKVQQLSGNKVHALANWNAISNSYDGIPWVKDGKLVIDPTYLEVLDLVREARERKVLAEYDDGSAGYAASMQKGEVMFYPGATWALQFTFKANAPDTEGLWGLAQGPSAFSAGGTYIAMYSKSDKKDLAWKFIEFYNFNHDFLSELAKEQDYFTSNMVVNDELAPSLSSSYLGGQKHFEFFSEAAKRVPVYERTKYDATINNDIYKIVLQLYLNKDIQTKEEVVKRIKRDVTLRFPELEVD; encoded by the coding sequence ATGAAGAAGTGGTTTAAGCCAACTATTGTATTTGTATGTGCAGCACTGTTGTTAGCTGGTTGTCAGTTCAGTCCATCCAATCAAAGCAAGCAACAGGAGATTACCGTGTGGAGTTTTACGGATGAAGCAGGATATGCCATCGAGAAATTCGAACAGCAATATCCTGACATCAAAGTGAACTTTGTCAACATCCCCGGTAATTTCTATATCACCAAGCTGAAATCTGCGCTACAGACGACCTCGAAGGCTCCAGATGTATTTATGATTGAAAATGCGAATATTCGAGAACTGATTGACGTTCCTTATCTGGAGAATCTATCAGCTTCGCCGTATAACGCCAATGAACTTATCCAGGAACAATATGCTTTTGTGCAGGCCAATGAAAAGGACAGTGAAGGAAATGTCAGAGCGATAGGTTACCAGGGAACACCAGGGGGCATCTATTATCGTCGGGATTTGGCGAAGAAATATCTGGGCACCGATGATCCTGAGAAGGTGGGTTCACAGATCGATACATGGGAGAAAATCTTCGAGATTGGAGAGAAGGTGCAGCAACTAAGCGGGAATAAAGTACATGCATTGGCAAATTGGAATGCTATATCGAATTCATATGATGGTATACCTTGGGTGAAGGACGGCAAACTCGTCATCGATCCAACCTACTTGGAAGTGCTCGATCTTGTACGTGAAGCACGTGAGCGGAAAGTGCTTGCCGAGTATGATGATGGAAGTGCCGGTTACGCTGCATCCATGCAAAAAGGAGAGGTCATGTTCTATCCCGGGGCAACCTGGGCCCTGCAATTTACGTTCAAGGCAAATGCCCCGGATACCGAAGGCTTATGGGGCTTGGCACAGGGTCCTTCAGCGTTTAGTGCAGGCGGAACTTATATAGCGATGTATAGTAAAAGTGACAAAAAAGATCTCGCCTGGAAGTTTATCGAGTTCTATAACTTTAACCACGACTTTCTGTCGGAGCTCGCGAAAGAACAGGATTATTTCACGAGCAACATGGTTGTGAATGATGAACTTGCACCGTCTCTCTCATCGTCCTATTTGGGAGGACAGAAGCATTTCGAGTTTTTCTCGGAGGCTGCAAAACGGGTACCTGTATACGAACGAACCAAATATGATGCCACAATTAACAACGATATCTACAAGATTGTACTCCAGTTATATCTCAATAAGGACATTCAGACCAAGGAAGAAGTCGTAAAGCGAATCAAACGTGATGTCACCTTGAGATTTCCGGAGCTGGAAGTGGATTAG
- a CDS encoding carbohydrate ABC transporter permease: MFAKTIRKDHYGYYFIAPFFIIFTIFGLYPILYSLYISFTNFDGITTPDFVGIGNYVAVLQDPLFYKTLFNTLFIWGVSVVPQLTISLVLAFILNDKLLKGRDFFRAVYFFPNIVTAASLGLLVSLIFDWQSGGLNHFLVQTGIIQDPINWKNDPWFMRLIVSSILFFQYFGYSMVIYLAGLQGIDPSLLEAAQMDGAKKKHIFIHIIVPMLRPIILFQMITSIIGGIQIFDQPFTLTNGNGGPDRAAMTSIMYLYNVAFQSTRFGYGAAIAFCLFIIIILLSVASFIMTKRKSRS; encoded by the coding sequence ATGTTTGCCAAAACGATTCGCAAGGACCATTACGGCTACTACTTCATTGCTCCGTTCTTTATTATTTTCACCATTTTTGGGCTTTATCCCATTTTATATTCGCTCTATATCAGTTTCACCAACTTTGATGGCATCACGACGCCTGACTTTGTAGGGATCGGTAACTACGTGGCCGTACTACAAGACCCGTTGTTCTACAAAACCTTGTTTAATACGTTATTCATCTGGGGCGTATCTGTCGTTCCGCAGCTGACGATCTCCCTGGTGTTGGCCTTTATTTTGAATGATAAGCTGCTCAAAGGACGGGACTTTTTCAGGGCCGTATACTTTTTTCCGAATATCGTAACGGCTGCATCCCTTGGGTTGCTTGTCAGCCTGATTTTTGACTGGCAATCCGGGGGACTGAATCATTTTTTGGTGCAAACCGGAATCATACAAGATCCAATTAACTGGAAAAATGATCCGTGGTTTATGCGGCTGATTGTGTCTTCGATTCTCTTTTTCCAATACTTTGGCTATTCCATGGTCATCTACCTCGCAGGTCTTCAGGGGATAGATCCGTCGCTACTGGAGGCAGCCCAGATGGATGGAGCGAAAAAGAAACATATTTTCATTCATATCATCGTGCCAATGCTCCGTCCAATTATTCTGTTTCAGATGATCACATCCATAATTGGTGGCATTCAGATTTTTGATCAGCCATTTACATTAACCAATGGCAATGGTGGTCCTGACAGGGCAGCTATGACAAGCATTATGTATCTCTATAATGTCGCATTTCAGAGCACTCGTTTTGGTTACGGCGCTGCAATCGCATTTTGTCTGTTTATTATCATCATACTGTTGTCCGTTGCATCCTTCATCATGACCAAGCGGAAGAGCCGTTCATAG
- a CDS encoding carbohydrate ABC transporter permease, which translates to MQTAKSVEQPNAAIQQYATTRRLTAGKIIIYLLLIGLAVLCIIPFYLMLIYSTHNNATIASTFTFLPGSFLVDNYMNMVSKINIWRGFANSIFIAGSSTVLSLYIGALTAYGFAKFKFKGRNWLFLFLLATMMVPGQLALIGVYRLFSMLGLLDSYAAIILPAAANAFNVFFIKQFMESSIPDEIIESARVDSAGEFRTFNQIVLPILGPAISALGIFTFIGSWNNFLTPLVLFFSLDKYPLPVLVALVQGYYGMDYGLLYLGVAISILPIIVVFSVFSKQIIGSVALGAVKG; encoded by the coding sequence ATGCAAACTGCAAAATCAGTTGAACAACCAAATGCAGCGATTCAGCAATATGCCACCACAAGGCGACTGACGGCAGGCAAGATTATCATCTATCTGTTATTGATAGGTCTTGCTGTGCTGTGCATTATTCCATTTTATCTGATGCTCATCTATTCAACACATAACAATGCAACGATTGCTTCAACATTCACCTTTCTTCCCGGATCGTTTTTAGTGGATAATTATATGAACATGGTATCCAAAATTAACATTTGGCGTGGGTTTGCCAACAGTATTTTCATTGCTGGATCATCAACCGTGTTATCTCTCTATATTGGTGCTTTGACCGCATACGGTTTTGCCAAATTCAAATTCAAAGGGCGGAACTGGTTGTTTCTGTTTCTGTTAGCGACCATGATGGTGCCGGGTCAGCTGGCCCTGATTGGGGTATATCGCCTATTCAGTATGTTGGGGCTTCTGGACAGTTATGCCGCGATTATTTTGCCTGCGGCGGCTAACGCATTTAATGTATTCTTTATCAAACAGTTCATGGAGAGCAGTATCCCGGATGAGATTATTGAATCTGCGCGGGTGGACAGTGCCGGTGAGTTCCGGACGTTCAATCAGATTGTATTGCCTATTCTGGGGCCGGCAATCTCAGCTCTTGGCATATTCACGTTTATTGGGTCATGGAATAATTTTTTAACACCGCTTGTTCTGTTTTTCTCTCTGGATAAATACCCGCTTCCAGTACTGGTTGCGTTAGTGCAGGGTTACTATGGGATGGATTATGGGCTCTTGTATTTGGGCGTAGCAATCTCAATCCTGCCTATTATTGTTGTATTCTCTGTGTTTTCCAAACAGATTATCGGAAGTGTTGCTTTGGGTGCTGTAAAAGGATAG
- a CDS encoding spore germination protein — protein sequence MDTSLITQQNLPLTGHLAVDQEMLSSVFAGCSDVVFHTFQTACHTSALCVYCVGLCDTERLERQVLTPLQEMGIEAAQVPLASVKSVDTTTQAVQAILEGEALLLLEGSMTGTTYPLYKAENRSTEEPLAESTVRGARDGFTESLTMNMSLLRKRLKTPALKIHTRNMGDRTNTSISLVYMEGIIDPKLVKEVKKRLSDLKLRDVLESQYIEEGIVDQRYSPFPQMIATERPDVVASNLLEGRFAILVDGTPFTLIAPVTIFSMLQSPEDYYQNVFMSVFVRWLRYIFFVLSMLLPSAYVAITTFHQEMIPTVLLLSIARAREEIPFPALVEALIMEIAFEALREAGVRLPKQVGSAVSIVGALIIGQAATSAGIVSAPMIIIVAITGIASFMIPRYAASIATRLLRFPMMFLAGTLGLTGVMLGVILVVIHLSSLRSFGTPYLSPVAPTMSKELKDVWWRPAPRNKPD from the coding sequence ATGGACACATCACTGATAACACAACAGAACCTGCCGTTAACCGGACATCTTGCTGTTGATCAAGAAATGTTAAGCTCTGTTTTTGCAGGTTGCTCGGATGTTGTGTTTCATACATTTCAAACCGCATGCCATACTTCAGCGCTATGCGTATATTGTGTTGGTTTATGCGATACAGAACGGCTGGAGAGACAGGTACTAACGCCTCTTCAGGAGATGGGGATTGAAGCTGCGCAGGTTCCTCTGGCTTCTGTTAAAAGTGTTGATACAACCACTCAGGCGGTGCAGGCGATATTAGAGGGGGAAGCTTTGTTACTGCTGGAAGGTTCAATGACTGGAACTACATACCCTCTATACAAAGCTGAAAATCGTTCAACCGAGGAACCATTAGCTGAATCGACAGTGCGCGGTGCACGAGATGGATTCACAGAATCGTTGACCATGAATATGTCTCTTCTGCGCAAACGTCTCAAGACACCTGCATTGAAGATTCATACACGTAACATGGGAGATCGTACCAACACCAGTATTTCACTTGTATACATGGAGGGGATTATTGACCCCAAACTGGTAAAGGAAGTGAAAAAACGACTTTCAGATTTAAAGCTTCGAGACGTACTGGAGAGTCAGTACATTGAAGAAGGCATTGTTGATCAGCGATACTCCCCATTTCCACAGATGATTGCGACGGAGCGTCCGGATGTTGTCGCTTCCAACTTGCTGGAAGGTCGGTTTGCTATTCTTGTGGACGGAACGCCTTTCACCCTTATCGCGCCAGTGACCATCTTTTCCATGTTACAATCCCCCGAAGATTATTATCAAAATGTGTTTATGAGTGTTTTTGTACGCTGGCTGCGATACATTTTTTTTGTGTTATCCATGCTGCTTCCATCTGCTTATGTTGCGATTACGACGTTTCATCAGGAGATGATTCCTACCGTATTACTTCTCAGTATTGCACGGGCGAGAGAAGAGATCCCTTTTCCTGCATTGGTGGAAGCGCTCATTATGGAAATCGCCTTTGAAGCACTGCGGGAGGCTGGCGTCCGTTTGCCAAAGCAGGTCGGATCAGCGGTCAGTATTGTGGGAGCCTTAATTATTGGGCAAGCGGCGACGAGTGCCGGAATTGTGTCAGCCCCCATGATTATCATTGTTGCGATAACCGGTATCGCTTCTTTCATGATTCCTCGCTACGCTGCCAGCATCGCGACCCGATTACTGCGTTTTCCTATGATGTTTCTGGCGGGAACGCTGGGACTCACAGGTGTCATGTTGGGAGTCATCCTGGTTGTCATTCATCTGAGCAGTCTTCGTTCATTCGGAACACCTTATCTGTCACCAGTAGCCCCTACGATGAGCAAGGAACTCAAGGATGTATGGTGGCGTCCAGCACCAAGGAACAAACCGGACTAG
- a CDS encoding endospore germination permease produces MLTDKGKISETQLAFMIFPAILATAILSVPGITMHYAGHDMWLSPIIGSIIGIAAVAISIGLDRLYPGKTLIQSSVSIAGRISGKLIGLVYIIFLPHLTGLIIRTYGEFIVNNALPRTPLFVVMGTMVAVCALNVRLGIEVVGRTSQIFVTLLIVLLSLIFILLIGELNPAELFPFMENGPLPSIKGALGPAAWFSEYIVIAFLLPYVNRRKRTTRVMLGSLILTTTAMTVINLFCLFLIGDLTDSFVYPVMIAARYITIADFLQHIESLIIAVWIFGIFVKISVFLYIFATSTAEWFGLKDYKPVVVPLSFLCMVYAYWVVSGGSGASSLIGPSANLYTISILLILPAMIYGVAWLKKGWAHFRKNQANT; encoded by the coding sequence ATGTTAACTGACAAAGGAAAAATATCAGAGACTCAATTGGCATTCATGATCTTTCCTGCCATTCTCGCAACAGCCATCTTGTCTGTTCCTGGAATTACAATGCACTATGCAGGTCATGACATGTGGCTCTCTCCGATTATAGGCTCCATTATTGGTATTGCAGCGGTAGCGATCTCTATAGGACTGGATCGCCTGTACCCCGGAAAAACGCTCATTCAATCGAGTGTATCGATTGCGGGGCGTATCTCTGGAAAATTAATAGGATTGGTATATATCATTTTTTTGCCCCATTTGACGGGCTTGATTATACGGACGTACGGTGAATTCATTGTTAACAATGCACTTCCGCGGACTCCGCTATTCGTTGTAATGGGGACGATGGTTGCGGTGTGTGCGCTTAATGTCAGACTAGGAATCGAAGTAGTTGGACGCACGTCTCAAATCTTTGTGACCCTCCTTATCGTGTTGCTTAGTCTAATCTTCATTCTATTGATCGGGGAACTGAATCCAGCGGAATTATTCCCTTTCATGGAGAACGGACCACTACCTAGTATTAAAGGAGCCCTTGGACCTGCTGCATGGTTTAGTGAATACATCGTAATTGCCTTCTTGCTTCCTTATGTCAATCGTAGAAAACGCACAACACGAGTTATGTTGGGTTCCCTTATACTAACGACAACCGCAATGACGGTAATCAATCTGTTTTGCCTGTTTTTAATTGGAGATCTGACGGATAGCTTTGTATATCCGGTTATGATTGCTGCAAGATACATAACCATTGCAGACTTTCTGCAACATATTGAATCCCTGATTATTGCGGTTTGGATTTTTGGAATCTTCGTCAAGATTTCTGTTTTTCTTTATATTTTTGCGACATCCACAGCAGAATGGTTCGGTTTGAAGGATTACAAACCCGTCGTTGTGCCGCTTTCGTTTCTATGCATGGTATATGCCTACTGGGTTGTGTCCGGCGGATCGGGTGCTTCTAGTCTGATTGGGCCTTCAGCTAACTTGTATACGATCAGCATTTTATTGATCCTTCCGGCTATGATCTACGGTGTCGCATGGCTGAAGAAAGGGTGGGCACATTTTCGAAAGAATCAAGCGAACACCTGA
- a CDS encoding Ger(x)C family spore germination protein, which produces MPILCCVLLSGCWDRIEINDLAIVLATGIDYEDGKVQLTSQIFIPRKASAGDSSGSGGSPSGVTMIRTAEGLTIAEALNRLQRKVPRNMFWGHCEVIIISEQAGKRGIREYIDFFLRYPQFREHAYVFSSERAAKDILALLDPLERSSAESLREMANMKLGTRMTALELGKSIEGPGSSVILSRMLILPPEPDQDKLTTTPYVKGLSLYKEDRYVKTVKEPLSVGVLLLAKELNNIIMPVEFKPLKGSFSIQPIEIQTVLKPRIVNQQWSMKVDIQTRGEVVLNTTEADLTDPAVLSKLEQEWSAKLTTLAHDALEMAQKELRTDFFKFAVEFRRYYPNQWKKQEKNWETIYPEMDVEVKVEAHVVRTGKSTGPQGIPDEDEN; this is translated from the coding sequence ATGCCAATATTGTGTTGTGTACTTTTAAGTGGATGCTGGGATCGCATTGAGATTAACGATTTGGCTATTGTGCTGGCTACGGGTATAGATTACGAAGACGGCAAAGTACAACTGACTTCACAGATTTTCATTCCGCGAAAGGCCAGTGCAGGAGATAGCAGTGGGAGCGGAGGCAGTCCAAGCGGGGTTACGATGATTCGAACGGCGGAAGGACTTACAATTGCCGAGGCATTGAATCGGTTACAACGTAAGGTTCCCCGGAATATGTTCTGGGGCCACTGCGAAGTCATCATCATTAGTGAGCAAGCCGGTAAACGCGGTATCCGCGAGTACATCGATTTCTTCCTGCGCTACCCTCAATTCAGGGAACATGCATATGTCTTTTCCAGCGAAAGGGCGGCGAAAGATATTCTTGCCTTGCTTGATCCTCTGGAGCGAAGTTCTGCAGAATCGTTGCGAGAAATGGCCAATATGAAGCTGGGTACACGGATGACTGCTCTTGAACTAGGTAAATCGATCGAAGGTCCAGGTAGCTCCGTCATCTTGTCTCGCATGTTAATCTTACCCCCGGAGCCCGATCAGGATAAACTGACAACTACGCCATATGTAAAAGGTTTGAGCTTGTATAAGGAGGATCGCTACGTCAAGACGGTCAAAGAACCATTAAGTGTAGGTGTATTATTACTTGCAAAAGAACTGAACAACATTATCATGCCTGTTGAATTTAAGCCGTTAAAAGGTTCTTTTTCGATCCAGCCCATTGAAATCCAAACGGTCTTGAAACCTCGGATTGTAAACCAACAGTGGAGTATGAAGGTCGACATCCAAACCCGGGGAGAAGTGGTGTTAAATACGACGGAGGCCGATCTGACTGATCCCGCTGTGTTATCTAAATTGGAACAGGAATGGTCAGCTAAGCTTACAACACTGGCTCATGATGCTTTAGAGATGGCCCAGAAGGAGCTGCGCACAGATTTTTTCAAATTTGCTGTTGAATTTCGTAGATATTATCCAAATCAATGGAAGAAGCAGGAGAAGAACTGGGAAACCATCTATCCTGAAATGGACGTGGAAGTCAAAGTGGAAGCACATGTAGTACGTACCGGAAAATCAACAGGACCTCAGGGGATACCTGATGAGGACGAAAATTGA
- a CDS encoding stalk domain-containing protein, translating into MFIKRVGKIAAVTVITLSVLGNTPNIGGAYAAPAITVQLDDVPLTFDAAPRMDKGVTYVPFRTVGEALGIDITWNSKTQTVKATNAVKGQTTEVVLTVGSTTATVNGKNVKLPAPPVQREGRVLIPLSSFSNQFGVQVSWNQATKTVSLVSPQREMHLRAFYALQSFQEKDLITSMNSVAFGWSRIDREGQFTLQGEEYRLPAAAGDITPQSIVADAADQRIQPQLMVYALDGNGELTKVLSDTNLRQKSIEGITSAVSEHGFGGVVLDFEGLGFKLDAVEQQKLLNAYVKQLKSSLPQDTALSLAVPPLNSAYKGYDYKTLASIADDLIIMAYQYNPVGTKSQVPEPNSLVDQAIQLAIQAGVPKSKLLLGISLSSETPSSVDDKLGLAKRYDLKGAAFWRLGLFRSYNTKMEDAVNASVIKE; encoded by the coding sequence ATGTTCATTAAGCGTGTAGGAAAAATTGCTGCGGTTACAGTGATTACTCTCTCTGTCCTTGGAAACACCCCAAATATCGGTGGAGCCTATGCTGCTCCGGCCATTACCGTTCAACTGGACGATGTCCCCTTAACGTTTGATGCAGCTCCACGCATGGATAAGGGTGTCACTTATGTTCCGTTTCGGACGGTTGGAGAGGCTCTGGGTATCGATATAACGTGGAACAGCAAAACGCAGACTGTAAAAGCAACGAATGCTGTAAAAGGTCAAACCACCGAGGTAGTATTAACGGTAGGCAGCACTACAGCAACCGTAAACGGAAAGAACGTAAAACTTCCTGCACCACCAGTTCAGCGGGAAGGACGAGTACTTATTCCATTAAGTTCATTCAGTAACCAATTCGGTGTACAAGTAAGCTGGAATCAGGCAACCAAGACGGTCTCTCTCGTCTCCCCACAACGCGAGATGCACCTGAGAGCCTTCTATGCATTGCAATCCTTTCAAGAAAAGGATCTCATTACTTCCATGAATTCTGTAGCATTTGGCTGGAGCCGCATTGATCGCGAAGGTCAGTTTACACTCCAGGGGGAAGAGTACCGTCTTCCTGCTGCTGCGGGTGATATTACGCCGCAGTCTATTGTTGCTGACGCAGCAGATCAGCGTATCCAACCGCAACTAATGGTATATGCATTGGACGGAAACGGCGAACTGACCAAAGTGTTGAGTGACACCAACCTGCGTCAGAAATCGATTGAAGGTATAACCTCTGCTGTTTCTGAACATGGTTTTGGCGGAGTTGTTCTGGATTTTGAAGGACTGGGCTTTAAACTGGATGCAGTAGAACAACAGAAGCTGCTCAATGCTTACGTGAAACAACTAAAGAGTTCCTTGCCCCAGGACACAGCTTTATCTCTGGCGGTACCCCCGCTAAATAGTGCTTATAAAGGTTATGATTACAAAACTCTTGCCTCTATTGCAGATGATCTTATTATTATGGCCTATCAGTATAATCCGGTTGGCACCAAATCTCAGGTACCTGAGCCAAATAGTCTTGTAGATCAGGCGATTCAATTAGCCATACAGGCCGGTGTCCCGAAGAGCAAGCTTCTGCTCGGGATCAGTCTAAGCAGTGAAACGCCCTCCTCTGTAGATGATAAGCTCGGTCTTGCCAAACGTTATGACCTCAAAGGAGCCGCGTTCTGGCGTTTGGGGCTGTTCCGTTCCTACAATACAAAGATGGAAGATGCCGTGAACGCTTCTGTGATCAAAGAATAG
- a CDS encoding sialidase family protein, with product MAVVNITGALAGSQFEPSIAVNTLNPNIMCVVAVDTSTGPTLTGFYRSIDGGSTWSTTILPQPAGYAGAEAPTIDYTFPNTFIVTVHLFNGINDGTIASYTSFDDGLTWQPPVIVQAGFGTIVHNDEPYIAVDRSPGSPYRGNAYVGYTPLATTSSAIFTQRSVSQGLTWEPPDRQSNPRGIHDRAALAVGFSGEVYAGYIITGPASPSALLRISYDGGITYQPPLDRQATFISSVVPAPSPLPVPNYAFRVQTNLSLGADISVGPNSGTVYAVWNDARAGYTDVLLCESPDGLLWSDPISITGAPPGTQNFFPSITVSPFAGTIRVIYYSNRIDGFLLDVFVAESFDGGTSFANRRITTTSFNPNGNSPMPTVLIGDYITAATYAPDNLAAVWMATTPPTGKLDVYFGN from the coding sequence ATGGCAGTTGTGAATATTACTGGAGCATTAGCAGGCAGCCAATTCGAACCTTCAATTGCAGTTAATACGTTGAACCCGAATATTATGTGTGTGGTAGCTGTGGATACCAGTACTGGACCAACATTGACTGGATTCTATCGTTCCATTGATGGAGGGAGTACCTGGTCTACAACGATACTTCCTCAACCAGCAGGATATGCAGGAGCAGAAGCACCAACAATAGACTATACGTTTCCAAATACCTTTATCGTTACCGTTCACTTGTTTAACGGGATTAATGATGGGACGATTGCAAGTTACACCTCATTTGACGATGGGTTAACGTGGCAGCCACCGGTTATCGTGCAGGCAGGTTTCGGTACCATTGTTCATAATGATGAGCCTTACATAGCGGTAGACCGTTCTCCTGGTAGCCCCTATCGAGGCAATGCATATGTCGGATATACCCCACTTGCCACGACTTCTTCCGCTATATTTACACAACGGTCGGTCTCACAGGGGTTAACCTGGGAGCCACCTGACCGACAGTCGAATCCGCGAGGAATTCATGACCGGGCAGCGCTGGCTGTTGGATTCTCGGGTGAGGTCTATGCAGGCTACATCATAACAGGGCCTGCCAGCCCTTCTGCACTTTTGCGTATTTCCTACGATGGTGGCATTACCTATCAACCTCCTCTGGATAGACAGGCGACATTCATCTCATCCGTTGTGCCAGCTCCATCGCCTTTACCTGTACCGAATTACGCTTTTCGGGTACAGACCAATCTAAGTCTGGGAGCAGATATTTCCGTTGGACCTAACAGTGGAACCGTATATGCCGTATGGAATGATGCACGAGCTGGCTATACCGATGTGTTACTCTGCGAATCTCCGGATGGCCTTTTATGGTCAGACCCCATCAGTATCACAGGCGCGCCACCGGGTACACAGAATTTTTTCCCGTCGATAACCGTATCACCTTTTGCAGGGACGATCAGGGTTATTTATTACTCCAATCGAATTGACGGATTCCTGCTGGACGTTTTTGTTGCGGAATCATTTGATGGCGGGACCAGCTTCGCCAATCGACGTATCACAACCACATCTTTCAATCCCAATGGTAACTCTCCGATGCCAACGGTACTGATTGGGGACTACATCACTGCTGCAACGTATGCTCCAGATAATTTAGCAGCCGTGTGGATGGCCACAACACCACCCACGGGTAAGCTGGATGTTTATTTTGGAAACTGA